TGCGAACTATGTGAAGCTGATGAAGCGCGCGGTCACCTCGGGCGTCTACTGCGGCATCGCCACGCATGATGAGGCGATCGTCGATCAGCTTTGCCGGTTCGTGGAGTCAGGCGGCACCAGCAAGGACGCCTTTGAGTTCCAGATGCTCTATGGCATCCGCCGCGACCTGCAGCGCAAGCTCGTGCAGCAGGGGTACCGGGTGCGCGTGTACGTGCCCTTCGGCACAGAGTGGTATCCGTACTTCATGCGTCGGCTTGCCGAGCGCCCCGCCAACGTACTCTTCCTGATCAAGAACTTCTTCCGCAGCTAGAGAAGGGTGTAGGGGATAGCGTTTAGGGTGTAGCGTTTAGGGTTTAGAAAAGCGAAGCCGGAAGCGAGGTCACCTCCGCTCCGGCTTTTGTCTTCTAAACCCTAAACGCTACACCCTACACCCTCGCCTTACTGCGGCATGATCGGTTCCACCCGCATCAGTTCGTCAAGGCTCTGCCGTTGCTGTGGCGTCATGGGGCCGTACTGTCCGCTGCTGAGCGCGGCTGCACGCTGATTGGGTGGCATGGAACGTAGATCGCGGAATGCCCGCGACACCGTGCGGCGCTGGTCCGGCGGAAGAGCGCTCAACTGAAGCATAGCGGAGCGGAAGTCCGCTCGCTGCTGCGGCGACATGCGCTCCATCTGCTCGGCGCGGTTGATCATCCGCTGACGCTGGCCGGGGGCCATGCTGTCCAGCTGCGAAAGGCGATCGCGCATGCGTTGCTGCGTTTCCGGCGGCAGGTTGTGGAAGCCGGGCTCACGCCCGAGAGCTTCCTGCCGTTGCTGCGGCGACATATTGCTGTGGCTGTTCATCCACTCGTTCAAGTGCTGGCCGCGCAGCGAACCCGGCGCTTGCACCTGGTCCATGCCGCCTGCACGTCCGGGATTCGGGTTCGCACTCATGCTGTCGCGAGGCCCCATCGGCGCACCACGACGTTCACCGCCACCACCGCCGCGACGCATCCCTTGTGCAGCGAGCGTAGGCGCGAGCAACACGGTCGCCGCCAACACCAAAGTGCTGAGCATTGCGGGCCGGGTTGTGGCGCTGAACTTCATGGGCAATCTTCTGGCCCTGAGGCCGGTGTTTCTTTCAGAACGATGGCCTCATCCTACGTGGGAAGAGGCCATCGCTTCAAATCTCGGGAGTTCCAACAGTGCCTGGAAGTGACGCCGGACTAAGTGCTCGGCGCATCCGTGCTGTTGTCGTCCTGGTTGCTCAACAGTTGGTCCATCTGCTGCAGAGCGGTAGCGTTATTGTCGATGATCTTCAGATCATTGACCGTGGCCGAGGAGCTGGGCTGCGCCTGGTTGGAGTACAGCTCCAGCGCGACGCCACCACCGCAAAGCACCATGACCACGGCCAGCGCACCGGCAGCCATGGGGCGGAACGAGCGTCCCGCGGAGAACATCATCCAGGAGCGAACGCGCTCCATAAAGCTCTCCGGCTTGGCTTCCACCGCTTCGCGGAGTCGCGCGTGCAAGCGCGTATCGAAGTACGGCGTCGGCTCAGGCGCGGTCCATTCATTCATCATCGCCATCGTTGCCAGCAGATCGGCCCATTCCTGGCCACACTCGGCGCACTGCGCCATGTGCGCTTCAAACTCAGGATGCGCGGACAAAAAGCCCGGCTCGAGTAGAGCGTCTGCCATCAACGTTTGGGAAGTCTTGCAATCGATCATCGTGTTCATCATTTTCCTCCCGTTCTACGGCCGGGTCGGTCGTTGGTTCTTTCTTCTTTTGTCTGACGAGGGGAAACCTCATCAGGCCTCAAATCTTTTCTGCGTGCTGCGCTACACAAAGTCCTTCAGCTTCTCGCGCAACGTCTGGTAGGCGCGGAAGAGCAGGCTCTTCGTGGCGGACTCACTCAGTTTCAGCACTTCGCCGATCTGCTTGTAGTCCAGCCCTTCATACTTGTGCATCAACACGGCTGTACGCTGACGCTCCGGCAAGGCCATCACATGGTCGCGGATCGCCTTCATGCGCTCATCGCGCAGGATGTCGGCTTCCACGTTCGGCGTGTCGTCGGCCACGTCCGGCCGGGTGCCCGTTTCCGGGTCCGGATCGTCCAGATAAACCGTCTGCGCCGAGCGCTCGTAACGCGTGTCGCGAGCGTGATTTACGCCGAGGTTCGTAGCGATGCGATACAGCCACGTCGAAAACCGTGCCTCGGCGCGGTACGTCTCGCGCGAGCGATAGACGCGCAGAAAAACTTCCTGGGCCAGCTCTTCTGCCACCGCCTGGTTATGCACCATGCGGAACATGAAGTGGATGATCTGCTTGCGGTACTTGTTCAGCAGCACATCGAAGGCTTGCAGGTTGCCGGCCTTCAGCTCAAGCATCACCTCGGCGTCGTTCAGCTCGGAAAAGTCCCCGCGAGCTACCGCCGCGGCACGCTTTTTCGCCTGTTCCGGCGTCAGTTCGGTGATCACGGCTTCGCGTTCGCTTGCCGCTCCGATTTCTCCGGGATGGATGACCAGCGTGCCCATATCTTCCTCAACCCCGGATTTTTCGGCAGGTTGCGCCGCCTCCTCAATTTCTTCGGGGCGGGGCGCTGTCTCGTCGGGTTGGGGACGCTTGAGGGGCATCAGGGCAGATTGTATCGTCCCGTGGCGACTCCGGGCAGGACCTCAGGTGGTTCGATGTACCATTCCCCGCATGGAGATTCGCCACGGCTGAGTCCTGGGATTAGCGTGTCCTCTCGCAACACTTGTTTCAACTGCCCGCTTTTCTGACCGACTGATTCTCCGCGTGGAACGACCAGAAACTCGTAAGGGCTTTTTCATCCATGTCGGGCAGTACCAATAGGGACCCCTGATCTTGAAGAATTTGCATTGCCGTTGACGTGGCAGTTTGGTCAGTTCTCCAACCCTCTCCGGCCTTCCTGAGTTCCCCTGCGACTAGATCCGCCATTTGTAATGGAAGGCAGGTGGCATCATCCTCCATGAACAGTGAACCCATGAGCGATCCGGCTCTTGGATTCTTGTGTTTCAAAGACTCCCAACTCTCCGTCAAGTTGTGACCGTGCATCTCGCAGCTATCGCAGGTGAAATCGATCTCGCCCTCGTAGCCGGCATTCGAAAGCCCGTAAGCTAACAGCACGATGTGTAAGTGGTATGTAAGTAAATGTGGATCGCGAAGATAATGCTTTGGCAGGGGAGCGACTTTGCGGTGCCTTGAGAAATAGCCTCTGTCCAGGCGCATACCTACTGAGATCATTCCCGAATTTGCGATTGCACGCGCGAACTGCTCCAGCGAGGCGGGCCGTTGTCTGAAATGCCGATGTTTGAAGGGGCGATCTCCCGTCTTTCGAAGAGACCTCCATTCAGTCTCGGCCTTCAACACATCCCGTTCATTCCCGATCACCGCACCTACCGCAAAAACGCCCTCGGGCGCAGGATCAAAACTCTCGTCGAGATAGGCCATAAGCCTTGGCATGTGCTTCTCCATTTCGCGGCGAACTAGACGCCCAACTCCGCGCGAATCTCGTCCGCGATCGCCTTCGAGTGGCGCTGCATGGCCTCTTCGCTCTCGGCCTCGATCATCACGCGTGCCAGCGCCTCGGTGCCCGAATAGCGGATGACGACGCG
The nucleotide sequence above comes from Granulicella cerasi. Encoded proteins:
- a CDS encoding DUF3106 domain-containing protein; the protein is MKFSATTRPAMLSTLVLAATVLLAPTLAAQGMRRGGGGGERRGAPMGPRDSMSANPNPGRAGGMDQVQAPGSLRGQHLNEWMNSHSNMSPQQRQEALGREPGFHNLPPETQQRMRDRLSQLDSMAPGQRQRMINRAEQMERMSPQQRADFRSAMLQLSALPPDQRRTVSRAFRDLRSMPPNQRAAALSSGQYGPMTPQQRQSLDELMRVEPIMPQ
- a CDS encoding anti-sigma factor family protein → MADALLEPGFLSAHPEFEAHMAQCAECGQEWADLLATMAMMNEWTAPEPTPYFDTRLHARLREAVEAKPESFMERVRSWMMFSAGRSFRPMAAGALAVVMVLCGGGVALELYSNQAQPSSSATVNDLKIIDNNATALQQMDQLLSNQDDNSTDAPST
- a CDS encoding RNA polymerase sigma factor, whose protein sequence is MGTLVIHPGEIGAASEREAVITELTPEQAKKRAAAVARGDFSELNDAEVMLELKAGNLQAFDVLLNKYRKQIIHFMFRMVHNQAVAEELAQEVFLRVYRSRETYRAEARFSTWLYRIATNLGVNHARDTRYERSAQTVYLDDPDPETGTRPDVADDTPNVEADILRDERMKAIRDHVMALPERQRTAVLMHKYEGLDYKQIGEVLKLSESATKSLLFRAYQTLREKLKDFV
- a CDS encoding DUF3800 domain-containing protein; this translates as MAYLDESFDPAPEGVFAVGAVIGNERDVLKAETEWRSLRKTGDRPFKHRHFRQRPASLEQFARAIANSGMISVGMRLDRGYFSRHRKVAPLPKHYLRDPHLLTYHLHIVLLAYGLSNAGYEGEIDFTCDSCEMHGHNLTESWESLKHKNPRAGSLMGSLFMEDDATCLPLQMADLVAGELRKAGEGWRTDQTATSTAMQILQDQGSLLVLPDMDEKALTSFWSFHAENQSVRKAGS